In Primulina eburnea isolate SZY01 chromosome 3, ASM2296580v1, whole genome shotgun sequence, one DNA window encodes the following:
- the LOC140826949 gene encoding probable ubiquitin-like-specific protease 2B isoform X3, translating to MACNKLTNFIGFFVGEIYIVIGEIYIVIDQIFTRGTMTSQHNSGTKPSTVDVSDDFLKDETITSDVSTLHDSPNCRLLSLRSQNHHNSELFSGEGKSRGYGKGAGKKHNKALCRNSIDGEMMEIKSFNLEENGGSVEEISPEHVNDVNDCVEADFVNLQFKSRDANVSEDCSFNSDADILELEFVVRDSQWSKKMEEIKLLDPKFEATRETITHVNSSDMAFEGIIYPKGDPDAVCISKKDVDLLQPMTFINDTVIDFYIKYLLNRMSVEQHRFHAFNAFFFRKLADLDQDPSRARDGKKAFQRVRKWTRNVNLFEKDYLLIPVNFSSHWSLIVICHPGKVANCKENDMDDSSEMPCILHMDSLQGSHRGFEKLIQNYLLEEWKERHNEPETNVSVKFSKLPFVALQLPQQENFFDCGLFLLHYAELFLRQAANFSTRKYADILNKDLFLPAEVSLKKRDHIRNLIYRIVGDDVGEDPPAVCNNICLPGENSNKGDNSVEFVKETNEKDMCCGKKFDSIVDQQIHMTSTSICGEKPFAGMLEPSHFAKSSNECLHLFEPLVSIKEEPHEKPTTFQPTEVECEILSTSAVASIIIDAHNEEDWVLEVKTTAAHEKNESDCSSPSSEVLAACVADSEEEKETKSISRRPAFSRASSFASC from the exons ATGGCGTGCAATAAACTGACAAACTTCATAGGATTTTTTGTCGGCGAAATATATATAGTCATCGGCGAAATATATATAGTCATCGATCAAATCT TTACCCGAGGAACCATGACTTCACAACACAATTCTGGGACAAAACCATCAACTGTTGATGTTAGTGATGATTTTTTGAAAGATGAAACTATTACTTCTGATGTTTCGACATTGCATGATTCTCCGAACTGTAGATTGCTGTCCTTACGTTCTCAAAATCATCACAATTCTGAACTCTTTTCTGGTGAAGGAAAATCTCGTGGATATGGAAAAGGAGCTGGCAAGAAGCAT AACAAGGCACTTTGTCGAAATTCTATTGATGGTGAAATGATggaaattaaatcatttaatttagaagaaaatggag GTTCAGTTGAAGAAATATCACCAGAGCATGTCAACGACGTGAATGATTGT GTGGAAGCAGATTTTGTGAACCTTCAATTCAAATCTAGGGATGCCAATGTATCTGAAGATTGTAGTTTCAATTCAG ATGCAGACATTTTGGAACTGGAATTTGTTGTTCGTGACTCTCAGTGGTCCAAAAAAATGGAAGAGATCAAATTATTGGATCCAAAATTTGAAGCCACTCGGGAAACTATTACGCA TGTAAATAGTTCTGACATGGCCTTTGAAGGCATAATATATCCAAAAGGTGATCCTGATGCTGTCTGCATAAGTAAGAAGGATGTTGATTTGTTGCAGCCAATGACATTCATCAACGATACTGTTATTGACTTCTATATTAA ATATCTTTTAAATAGAATGTCAGTGGAGCAGCACAGGTTCCATGCTTTCAACGCATTTTTCTTCCGAAAGCTTGCTGATCTGGATCAGGATCCATCCAGAGCTCGGGATGGAAAAAAAGCTTTTCAGCGTGTTCGGAAATGGACTAGAAATGTAAATCTTTTTGAAAAAGATTACTTATTAATTCCTGTAAATTTCAG TTCTCATTGGAGTTTGATTGTTATCTGCCATCCTGGGAAAGTGGCTAATTGTAAAG AAAACGATATGGATGACTCATCTGAGATGCCATGCATTTTACACATGGATTCTCTCCAGGGAAGCCATAGAGGGTTTGAAAAACTTATTCAAAA TTACTTGTTGGAAGAATGGAAAGAGCGACATAATGAACCAGAGACCAATGTGTCAGTAAAGTTCTCGAAGTTACCTTTTGTTGCCCTTCAG CTGCCACAACAGGAAAACTTTTTCGATTGTGGCCTCTTCTTGCTTCACTATGCAGAACTATTTCTTCGACAGGCTGCTAATTTCAGCACGAGAAAATATGCTGACATA CTTAATAAGGACTTATTCCTGCCTGCTGAGGTGTCTCTCAAAAAACGTGATCATATTCGAAATTTGATATATAGGATAGTTGGAGATGATGTTGGTGAAGATCCTCCTGCTGTATGTAATAACATATGTCTTCCAGGTGAAAATTCGAATAAAGGAGATAATAGCGTAGAGTTTGTGAAGGAAACTAACGAGAAAGACATGTGTTGTGGCAAAAAGTTCGACTCCATTGTCGATCAACAAATTCACATGACATCTACCAGTATATGTGGGGAGAAACCTTTTGCGGGCATGTTAGAGCCAAGTCATTTTGCAAAGTCAAGTAATGAATGTCTTCATCTTTTTGAGCCGCTGGTGTCAATCAAG GAAGAACCACATGAAAAGCCCACAACTTTTCAACCAACGGAAGTTGAATGCGAAATTCTTTCAACTTCTGCTGTGGCTTCTATCATAATCGATGCACATAATGAAGAAGACTGGGTTCTTGAAGTCAAAACCACTGCTGCCCATGAGAAAAATGAGAGTGATTGTTCTTCACCATCAAGCGAGGTTCTTGCTGCATGTGTTGCAGATTCTGAAGAGGAAAAGGAGACCAAAAGCATCAGCAGGAGACCTGCGTTTTCCCGTGCCTCATCTTTTGCATCATGCTGA
- the LOC140826949 gene encoding probable ubiquitin-like-specific protease 2B isoform X2: MRKMRNVKNQQPLCAVASGERTTGRGDQGGGNSKNKFSVFEFAEDDERVEVDSYRTLSKFENKTRSRKHAQHHHPVDKYDFLSLFTRGTMTSQHNSGTKPSTVDVSDDFLKDETITSDVSTLHDSPNCRLLSLRSQNHHNSELFSGEGKSRGYGKGAGKKHNKALCRNSIDGEMMEIKSFNLEENGGSVEEISPEHVNDVNDCVEADFVNLQFKSRDANVSEDCSFNSDILELEFVVRDSQWSKKMEEIKLLDPKFEATRETITHVNSSDMAFEGIIYPKGDPDAVCISKKDVDLLQPMTFINDTVIDFYIKYLLNRMSVEQHRFHAFNAFFFRKLADLDQDPSRARDGKKAFQRVRKWTRNVNLFEKDYLLIPVNFSSHWSLIVICHPGKVANCKENDMDDSSEMPCILHMDSLQGSHRGFEKLIQNYLLEEWKERHNEPETNVSVKFSKLPFVALQLPQQENFFDCGLFLLHYAELFLRQAANFSTRKYADILNKDLFLPAEVSLKKRDHIRNLIYRIVGDDVGEDPPAVCNNICLPGENSNKGDNSVEFVKETNEKDMCCGKKFDSIVDQQIHMTSTSICGEKPFAGMLEPSHFAKSSNECLHLFEPLVSIKEEPHEKPTTFQPTEVECEILSTSAVASIIIDAHNEEDWVLEVKTTAAHEKNESDCSSPSSEVLAACVADSEEEKETKSISRRPAFSRASSFASC, from the exons ATGCGCAAAATGAGAAATGTAAAAAACCAACAGCCTTTGTGCGCCGTTGCAAGCGGCGAACGGACTACCGGCCGTGGCGATCAAGGCGGCGGGAAcagtaaaaataaattttcggtGTTCGAATTCGCCGAAGATGACGAGCGCGTCGAGGTGGATTCTTACCGTACACTAtctaaatttgaaaataaaaccCGTTCCAGGAAACACGCTCAGCATCATCATCCCGTCGACAAATACGATTTCTTATCTCTCT TTACCCGAGGAACCATGACTTCACAACACAATTCTGGGACAAAACCATCAACTGTTGATGTTAGTGATGATTTTTTGAAAGATGAAACTATTACTTCTGATGTTTCGACATTGCATGATTCTCCGAACTGTAGATTGCTGTCCTTACGTTCTCAAAATCATCACAATTCTGAACTCTTTTCTGGTGAAGGAAAATCTCGTGGATATGGAAAAGGAGCTGGCAAGAAGCAT AACAAGGCACTTTGTCGAAATTCTATTGATGGTGAAATGATggaaattaaatcatttaatttagaagaaaatggag GTTCAGTTGAAGAAATATCACCAGAGCATGTCAACGACGTGAATGATTGT GTGGAAGCAGATTTTGTGAACCTTCAATTCAAATCTAGGGATGCCAATGTATCTGAAGATTGTAGTTTCAATTCAG ACATTTTGGAACTGGAATTTGTTGTTCGTGACTCTCAGTGGTCCAAAAAAATGGAAGAGATCAAATTATTGGATCCAAAATTTGAAGCCACTCGGGAAACTATTACGCA TGTAAATAGTTCTGACATGGCCTTTGAAGGCATAATATATCCAAAAGGTGATCCTGATGCTGTCTGCATAAGTAAGAAGGATGTTGATTTGTTGCAGCCAATGACATTCATCAACGATACTGTTATTGACTTCTATATTAA ATATCTTTTAAATAGAATGTCAGTGGAGCAGCACAGGTTCCATGCTTTCAACGCATTTTTCTTCCGAAAGCTTGCTGATCTGGATCAGGATCCATCCAGAGCTCGGGATGGAAAAAAAGCTTTTCAGCGTGTTCGGAAATGGACTAGAAATGTAAATCTTTTTGAAAAAGATTACTTATTAATTCCTGTAAATTTCAG TTCTCATTGGAGTTTGATTGTTATCTGCCATCCTGGGAAAGTGGCTAATTGTAAAG AAAACGATATGGATGACTCATCTGAGATGCCATGCATTTTACACATGGATTCTCTCCAGGGAAGCCATAGAGGGTTTGAAAAACTTATTCAAAA TTACTTGTTGGAAGAATGGAAAGAGCGACATAATGAACCAGAGACCAATGTGTCAGTAAAGTTCTCGAAGTTACCTTTTGTTGCCCTTCAG CTGCCACAACAGGAAAACTTTTTCGATTGTGGCCTCTTCTTGCTTCACTATGCAGAACTATTTCTTCGACAGGCTGCTAATTTCAGCACGAGAAAATATGCTGACATA CTTAATAAGGACTTATTCCTGCCTGCTGAGGTGTCTCTCAAAAAACGTGATCATATTCGAAATTTGATATATAGGATAGTTGGAGATGATGTTGGTGAAGATCCTCCTGCTGTATGTAATAACATATGTCTTCCAGGTGAAAATTCGAATAAAGGAGATAATAGCGTAGAGTTTGTGAAGGAAACTAACGAGAAAGACATGTGTTGTGGCAAAAAGTTCGACTCCATTGTCGATCAACAAATTCACATGACATCTACCAGTATATGTGGGGAGAAACCTTTTGCGGGCATGTTAGAGCCAAGTCATTTTGCAAAGTCAAGTAATGAATGTCTTCATCTTTTTGAGCCGCTGGTGTCAATCAAG GAAGAACCACATGAAAAGCCCACAACTTTTCAACCAACGGAAGTTGAATGCGAAATTCTTTCAACTTCTGCTGTGGCTTCTATCATAATCGATGCACATAATGAAGAAGACTGGGTTCTTGAAGTCAAAACCACTGCTGCCCATGAGAAAAATGAGAGTGATTGTTCTTCACCATCAAGCGAGGTTCTTGCTGCATGTGTTGCAGATTCTGAAGAGGAAAAGGAGACCAAAAGCATCAGCAGGAGACCTGCGTTTTCCCGTGCCTCATCTTTTGCATCATGCTGA
- the LOC140826948 gene encoding serine carboxypeptidase-like 13: MVPLPYCITTLLLCLITAAAATNIILTLPGYPEDTLPFHLETGYIGVGEDEQVQLFYYFVESEGDPDEDPLVLWLTGGPGCSGFSGLVYEIGPLRFDISSLDGSFPRLILNPYSWTKVANIIFIDSPVGTGFSYATTPEGFTSSDTKATMDNYTFLKKWLSIHPRFIKNRLYIGGDSYGGKTVTLLALEIAMGNGGGLEQRMNLQGYFIGNPKADEALDVNEKFPYAHRMSLISDEYFELAKSSCNGNYSDQDTSSAECRYAIHLCGECTKNVNHAHILDPNCNLLSPKRDYIVEDDDPDDLLFMLKQEEQRCRNNNYSDSAVWANDQTVQEALYVRNGTIREWIRCNKSLSGYEINVASVIQYHQMLNQKGFQSLVYSGDHDMLVPYIGTIKWIRSLNLTVEDNWRPWTVDGQVAGYTEKYKNGEAYITFATVKGAGHTAPEYMPKQCLAMIKRWLSLFPL, encoded by the exons ATGGTGCCATTACCATACTGCATTACTACTCTGTTGCTCTGTCTGATCACCGCTGCAGCTGCTACTAATATTATCCTCACTCTTCCGGGTTACCCGGAGGATACCCTGCCTTTCCACCTCGAAACCGG ATATATTGGAGTTGGAGAAGACGAACAAGTGCAGCTATTCTATTACTTTGTAGAGTCCGAAGGAGATCCTGATGAGGATCCGCTTGTGCTTTGGTTGACGGGCGGACCCGGTTGCTCTGGTTTCTCCGGTCTGGTTTATGAAATAG GTCCACTCCGGTTTGATATTTCAAGTCTTGATGGAAGTTTCCCTCGCCTCATTCTGAACCCATATTCATGGACAAAG GTTgccaatattatatttatagacTCACCGGTTGGGACTGGATTCTCGTATGCAACCACCCCAGAAGGTTTCACTTCCTCCGACACCAAAGCGACCATGGATAACTACACTTTCTTGAAGAAG TGGTTATCGATCCATCCAAGATTCATCAAGAATCGACTGTACATTGGAGGTGATTCCTACGGAGGCAAAACTGTAACCTTGCTTGCTTTAGAAATTGCAATGG GAAATGGTGGAGGGCTGGAGCAACGAATGAACCTCCAA GGATATTTCATTGGAAATCCTAAAGCAGATGAAGCCTTGGATGTTAATGAAAAGTTCCCTTATGCTCATCGGATGTCACTCATATCAGATGAATATTTTGAG TTAGCAAAAAGCAGCTGTAATGGGAACTACAGCGATCAAGATACAAGTAGTGCAGAATGCCGTTATGCTATTCATCTATGTGGTGAG TGCACAAAGAACGTCAACCATGCCCACATTTTGGATCCAAACTGTAATCTGCTTTCACCGAAACGCGATTATAttgttgaagatgatgatcCCGACGATTTACTCTTCATGTTAAAACAAGAGGAGCAACGGTGTCGT AATAATAATTACTCGGATTCTGCTGTCTGGGCAAATGATCAAACTGTGCAAGAGGCTCTTTACGTCAGAAAT GGAACCATACGAGAATGGATAAGATGTAACAAAAGCTTATCCGGTTACGAGATTAATGTCGCTAGCGTTATCCAGTATCATCAAATGCTAAATCAGAAAGGCTTTCAAAGTTTGGTGTACAG CGGGGACCATGATATGCTTGTTCCGTACATCGGTACAATAAAATGGATACGCTCTCTCAATCTCACCGTTGAAGATAACTGGAGGCCTTGGACCGTCGATGGCCAAGTCGCAGG ATACACAGAGAAATATAAAAACGGAGAAGCCTACATCACCTTCGCTACTGTGAAG GGTGCAGGTCACACAGCTCCGGAATACATGCCCAAACAATGTCTTGCAATGATAAAGAGATGGCTCTCTTTGTTTCCACTGTAG
- the LOC140826949 gene encoding probable ubiquitin-like-specific protease 2B isoform X1 has product MRKMRNVKNQQPLCAVASGERTTGRGDQGGGNSKNKFSVFEFAEDDERVEVDSYRTLSKFENKTRSRKHAQHHHPVDKYDFLSLFTRGTMTSQHNSGTKPSTVDVSDDFLKDETITSDVSTLHDSPNCRLLSLRSQNHHNSELFSGEGKSRGYGKGAGKKHNKALCRNSIDGEMMEIKSFNLEENGGSVEEISPEHVNDVNDCVEADFVNLQFKSRDANVSEDCSFNSDADILELEFVVRDSQWSKKMEEIKLLDPKFEATRETITHVNSSDMAFEGIIYPKGDPDAVCISKKDVDLLQPMTFINDTVIDFYIKYLLNRMSVEQHRFHAFNAFFFRKLADLDQDPSRARDGKKAFQRVRKWTRNVNLFEKDYLLIPVNFSSHWSLIVICHPGKVANCKENDMDDSSEMPCILHMDSLQGSHRGFEKLIQNYLLEEWKERHNEPETNVSVKFSKLPFVALQLPQQENFFDCGLFLLHYAELFLRQAANFSTRKYADILNKDLFLPAEVSLKKRDHIRNLIYRIVGDDVGEDPPAVCNNICLPGENSNKGDNSVEFVKETNEKDMCCGKKFDSIVDQQIHMTSTSICGEKPFAGMLEPSHFAKSSNECLHLFEPLVSIKEEPHEKPTTFQPTEVECEILSTSAVASIIIDAHNEEDWVLEVKTTAAHEKNESDCSSPSSEVLAACVADSEEEKETKSISRRPAFSRASSFASC; this is encoded by the exons ATGCGCAAAATGAGAAATGTAAAAAACCAACAGCCTTTGTGCGCCGTTGCAAGCGGCGAACGGACTACCGGCCGTGGCGATCAAGGCGGCGGGAAcagtaaaaataaattttcggtGTTCGAATTCGCCGAAGATGACGAGCGCGTCGAGGTGGATTCTTACCGTACACTAtctaaatttgaaaataaaaccCGTTCCAGGAAACACGCTCAGCATCATCATCCCGTCGACAAATACGATTTCTTATCTCTCT TTACCCGAGGAACCATGACTTCACAACACAATTCTGGGACAAAACCATCAACTGTTGATGTTAGTGATGATTTTTTGAAAGATGAAACTATTACTTCTGATGTTTCGACATTGCATGATTCTCCGAACTGTAGATTGCTGTCCTTACGTTCTCAAAATCATCACAATTCTGAACTCTTTTCTGGTGAAGGAAAATCTCGTGGATATGGAAAAGGAGCTGGCAAGAAGCAT AACAAGGCACTTTGTCGAAATTCTATTGATGGTGAAATGATggaaattaaatcatttaatttagaagaaaatggag GTTCAGTTGAAGAAATATCACCAGAGCATGTCAACGACGTGAATGATTGT GTGGAAGCAGATTTTGTGAACCTTCAATTCAAATCTAGGGATGCCAATGTATCTGAAGATTGTAGTTTCAATTCAG ATGCAGACATTTTGGAACTGGAATTTGTTGTTCGTGACTCTCAGTGGTCCAAAAAAATGGAAGAGATCAAATTATTGGATCCAAAATTTGAAGCCACTCGGGAAACTATTACGCA TGTAAATAGTTCTGACATGGCCTTTGAAGGCATAATATATCCAAAAGGTGATCCTGATGCTGTCTGCATAAGTAAGAAGGATGTTGATTTGTTGCAGCCAATGACATTCATCAACGATACTGTTATTGACTTCTATATTAA ATATCTTTTAAATAGAATGTCAGTGGAGCAGCACAGGTTCCATGCTTTCAACGCATTTTTCTTCCGAAAGCTTGCTGATCTGGATCAGGATCCATCCAGAGCTCGGGATGGAAAAAAAGCTTTTCAGCGTGTTCGGAAATGGACTAGAAATGTAAATCTTTTTGAAAAAGATTACTTATTAATTCCTGTAAATTTCAG TTCTCATTGGAGTTTGATTGTTATCTGCCATCCTGGGAAAGTGGCTAATTGTAAAG AAAACGATATGGATGACTCATCTGAGATGCCATGCATTTTACACATGGATTCTCTCCAGGGAAGCCATAGAGGGTTTGAAAAACTTATTCAAAA TTACTTGTTGGAAGAATGGAAAGAGCGACATAATGAACCAGAGACCAATGTGTCAGTAAAGTTCTCGAAGTTACCTTTTGTTGCCCTTCAG CTGCCACAACAGGAAAACTTTTTCGATTGTGGCCTCTTCTTGCTTCACTATGCAGAACTATTTCTTCGACAGGCTGCTAATTTCAGCACGAGAAAATATGCTGACATA CTTAATAAGGACTTATTCCTGCCTGCTGAGGTGTCTCTCAAAAAACGTGATCATATTCGAAATTTGATATATAGGATAGTTGGAGATGATGTTGGTGAAGATCCTCCTGCTGTATGTAATAACATATGTCTTCCAGGTGAAAATTCGAATAAAGGAGATAATAGCGTAGAGTTTGTGAAGGAAACTAACGAGAAAGACATGTGTTGTGGCAAAAAGTTCGACTCCATTGTCGATCAACAAATTCACATGACATCTACCAGTATATGTGGGGAGAAACCTTTTGCGGGCATGTTAGAGCCAAGTCATTTTGCAAAGTCAAGTAATGAATGTCTTCATCTTTTTGAGCCGCTGGTGTCAATCAAG GAAGAACCACATGAAAAGCCCACAACTTTTCAACCAACGGAAGTTGAATGCGAAATTCTTTCAACTTCTGCTGTGGCTTCTATCATAATCGATGCACATAATGAAGAAGACTGGGTTCTTGAAGTCAAAACCACTGCTGCCCATGAGAAAAATGAGAGTGATTGTTCTTCACCATCAAGCGAGGTTCTTGCTGCATGTGTTGCAGATTCTGAAGAGGAAAAGGAGACCAAAAGCATCAGCAGGAGACCTGCGTTTTCCCGTGCCTCATCTTTTGCATCATGCTGA
- the LOC140826951 gene encoding uncharacterized protein yields MDSTVVSMGRDSSHPRLDPDASGIQSTLCDHSFQCACASKWTYLSCQVCRLCQHVEKAIFSRTHDLQYKLEKYAEEKKAVEDASFQFSVESRTYKKTRTPAD; encoded by the exons ATGGATTCTACTGTAGTTTCAATGGGAAGAGATTCAAGCCATCCGAG attgGATCCAGATGCTAGTGGAATACAGAGCACGCTGTGTGACCATTCATTTCAATGTGCTTGTGCTTCGAAGTGGACCTACTTGTCTTGCCAG GTATGTCGACTTTGTCAGCATGTTGAAAAGGCCATATTTTCGAGGACCCATGATTTACAATATAAATTAGAAAAATATGCAGAGGAAAAGAAGGCTGTCGAAGATGCGAGCTTCCAATTCTCTG TGGAATCAAGAACTTACAAAAAGACAAGAACTCCTGCAGATTAA